One Streptomyces mobaraensis NBRC 13819 = DSM 40847 DNA segment encodes these proteins:
- a CDS encoding zinc-binding alcohol dehydrogenase family protein has translation MRVVRFEKFGGPEVLTVTRAPAPRPGPGQVAIDVAYAGVNFADVKSRGEGYRVPSLPFVPGLEVSGWIRAVGDGVTGLEAGRPVAALTPGGGYAETVVVDAATVFTLPDSIDLRTAATLPTVLPTAHALLHEVGRLRAGETVLVQGAAGGVGTVLGQLAGAAGAGRVYGVVSGAAKAEYALAHGYDEVFVGGFADEVRAATGGRGVDLALDPVGGETFRRSLEALAPFGRLVSYGNASGAEPWRLGQPELFPGAFSVAGFSLLTLAATEPATVREIATRAFRAVAEGTVRLPVTAEFPLAEAAEAHRLMETRTTTGKLLLRVAG, from the coding sequence ATGCGTGTTGTCCGGTTCGAGAAGTTCGGCGGTCCGGAGGTCCTGACGGTGACCCGGGCCCCGGCCCCCCGGCCGGGCCCCGGACAGGTCGCCATCGACGTCGCGTACGCCGGCGTGAACTTCGCCGACGTGAAGTCGCGGGGCGAGGGCTACCGCGTGCCGTCGCTCCCCTTCGTGCCGGGCCTGGAGGTGTCCGGGTGGATCCGCGCGGTCGGCGACGGGGTCACCGGCCTGGAAGCCGGCCGGCCGGTGGCGGCGCTCACCCCGGGCGGTGGCTACGCGGAGACCGTCGTCGTCGACGCCGCGACCGTCTTCACCCTGCCGGACAGCATCGACCTGCGCACCGCCGCCACCCTGCCGACCGTCCTGCCGACCGCGCACGCGCTCCTGCACGAGGTGGGCCGGCTGCGCGCCGGCGAGACCGTACTCGTGCAGGGGGCGGCGGGCGGGGTCGGAACGGTGCTGGGTCAGTTGGCCGGGGCCGCGGGCGCGGGGCGGGTGTACGGCGTGGTGTCGGGGGCGGCGAAGGCCGAGTACGCGCTCGCCCACGGATACGACGAGGTCTTCGTGGGCGGGTTCGCGGACGAGGTGCGCGCCGCGACCGGCGGCCGGGGCGTGGACCTCGCGCTCGACCCGGTCGGCGGCGAGACGTTCCGGCGGAGCCTGGAGGCGCTCGCGCCCTTCGGCCGCCTCGTCTCCTACGGCAACGCGAGCGGGGCCGAACCGTGGCGGCTGGGGCAGCCGGAGCTGTTCCCCGGGGCGTTCTCCGTCGCGGGCTTCTCGCTCCTCACGCTCGCGGCGACGGAGCCCGCGACCGTACGCGAGATCGCGACGCGGGCGTTCCGCGCGGTCGCCGAGGGGACCGTGCGCCTGCCCGTCACCGCGGAGTTCCCCCTCGCGGAGGCGGCGGAGGCGCACCGGCTGATGGAGACGCGCACGACCACCGGCAAGCTGCTCCTGCGGGTGGCCGGCTGA
- a CDS encoding CsbD family protein → MSAKDRTKAKADRTKGHLKETLGRVTGNRRTQNEGHLQKVKGELHDAVAKARHAAERKHHHKGR, encoded by the coding sequence ATGAGCGCCAAGGACAGGACGAAGGCCAAGGCCGACCGGACCAAGGGCCACCTGAAGGAAACCCTGGGCCGGGTGACCGGCAACCGCCGGACCCAGAACGAGGGCCACCTCCAGAAGGTCAAGGGCGAGCTCCACGACGCGGTCGCGAAGGCCCGGCACGCGGCGGAGCGGAAGCACCACCACAAGGGCAGGTGA
- the cynS gene encoding cyanase: MPHAQFDPTARLQLAEAAVAAKTRRDLTWQQIADAAGLSVAFVTAAVLGQHALPEASARSVAELLGLDEDAVTLLQTIPTRGSLGTGVPTDPTIYRFYEMLQVYGTTLKALVHEQFGDGIISAINFRLDVKKVADPEGGERAVITLDGKYLPTKPF; encoded by the coding sequence ATGCCGCACGCCCAGTTCGACCCCACCGCCCGCCTGCAGCTCGCCGAGGCCGCCGTGGCGGCCAAGACCCGCCGCGATCTGACCTGGCAGCAGATAGCCGACGCGGCCGGTCTCTCCGTCGCCTTCGTCACCGCCGCCGTCCTCGGCCAGCACGCGCTGCCGGAGGCGTCCGCGCGGTCCGTCGCCGAGCTGCTGGGCCTGGACGAGGACGCGGTGACGCTGCTGCAGACCATCCCGACCCGCGGCTCCCTCGGCACCGGCGTTCCGACCGACCCGACGATCTACCGCTTCTACGAGATGCTGCAGGTCTACGGCACCACCCTCAAGGCCCTGGTCCACGAGCAGTTCGGCGACGGCATCATCAGCGCCATCAACTTCCGGCTCGACGTGAAGAAGGTGGCCGACCCGGAGGGCGGGGAGCGCGCGGTCATCACGCTCGACGGCAAGTACCTGCCGACGAAGCCCTTCTGA
- a CDS encoding flavodoxin family protein, which yields MNDADRHFLFLLGSSRTGGNTEALARHAAAQLPARVTQRWLRLGDLPLPAFGDLRHAGRARDEPADNEKVLLDATFEATDLVIVSPLYWYSVSASTKLYLDYWGGWLNTRELRFRDRMRDKTMWAVTTTSHDVDTVADPLLGTLRLSAEYMGMRWGGSLIGHGNRPGDIHRDTAVLASAKTFFAAEDH from the coding sequence GTGAACGACGCCGACCGGCATTTCCTCTTCCTGCTCGGCAGCTCCCGCACCGGCGGGAACACCGAAGCGCTCGCCCGGCACGCCGCCGCCCAGTTGCCGGCGCGGGTGACCCAGCGGTGGCTGCGGCTCGGCGATCTCCCGCTGCCCGCGTTCGGCGACCTGCGCCATGCCGGGCGTGCCCGCGACGAGCCCGCGGACAACGAAAAGGTGCTGCTGGACGCCACGTTCGAGGCGACGGACCTCGTGATCGTCTCGCCGCTGTACTGGTACAGCGTGTCCGCGTCCACCAAGCTCTACCTGGACTACTGGGGCGGCTGGCTCAACACGCGGGAGCTGCGCTTCCGGGACCGGATGCGGGACAAGACGATGTGGGCCGTCACGACGACGAGCCACGACGTCGACACGGTGGCCGACCCCTTGCTGGGCACCCTGCGGCTGTCCGCCGAGTACATGGGCATGCGCTGGGGCGGCTCCCTGATCGGGCACGGCAACCGGCCCGGCGACATCCACCGCGACACCGCCGTTCTGGCCTCCGCCAAGACCTTCTTCGCGGCCGAGGACCACTGA
- a CDS encoding carbonic anhydrase, which produces MHDLARGVARFRRDVFPAKARLFARLAGRHAPEVLFVGCSDARVPPELITQGEPGDLFVVRTAGNIVPAYAPGADGVAASIEYAVGVLGVSEVVVCGHSYCGAMTALAEDRDLSGTPAVADWLRHADAARARVSAGATGADAVDAVGALVRANVHAQLANLTTHPCVAGALARGALTLRGWVFDIATGTVEELPAHGSAVESVPPRATRSA; this is translated from the coding sequence ATGCACGACCTCGCCCGGGGCGTCGCCCGTTTCCGACGCGACGTCTTCCCGGCCAAGGCGCGCCTCTTCGCCCGGCTGGCCGGCCGGCACGCGCCGGAGGTCCTGTTCGTCGGCTGCTCCGACGCCCGGGTCCCACCGGAACTGATCACCCAGGGCGAGCCGGGCGACCTCTTCGTCGTCCGGACCGCGGGCAACATCGTTCCGGCGTACGCCCCCGGCGCGGACGGCGTGGCGGCGAGCATCGAGTACGCCGTCGGCGTGCTCGGCGTGTCCGAGGTCGTCGTCTGCGGACACTCGTACTGCGGGGCGATGACCGCCCTGGCGGAGGACCGCGACCTGAGCGGCACCCCGGCCGTCGCGGACTGGCTGCGCCACGCCGATGCCGCCCGGGCGCGCGTCTCCGCCGGGGCCACCGGCGCGGACGCCGTGGACGCCGTGGGCGCGCTGGTGCGTGCCAACGTCCACGCCCAGCTGGCGAACCTGACCACCCATCCCTGCGTCGCCGGAGCGCTGGCCCGGGGCGCGCTCACCCTGCGCGGCTGGGTCTTCGACATCGCGACGGGCACGGTCGAGGAACTGCCCGCGCACGGCTCCGCCGTCGAGTCCGTGCCGCCGCGCGCCACGCGGTCCGCCTGA